In Pseudanabaena yagii GIHE-NHR1, the following proteins share a genomic window:
- a CDS encoding response regulator transcription factor, whose amino-acid sequence MTTTAQVVSVLLVENDSIFRRGLHTLLSFYSDDCYLQFQIVGEATSSEQAIKLVVEQKPALILLDVKLALELPEDSGLKVLMDLKKLDYHGKALILSAHREDELVFRAMQLGARGYVAKDRIGSQLYDAISTVMNDEIFLPPDIATSFFRIFHFYAGRSLQGHCTIHLTDREQEVLNWLIKGASNEEISRYLHVTIATVKAHLTSVFEKLGVTSRTQAIVKALKLGLVGTDE is encoded by the coding sequence ATGACAACAACGGCTCAAGTGGTATCAGTTTTATTAGTAGAAAATGACTCTATTTTTCGTAGAGGGTTACATACACTGCTGAGCTTTTATAGTGATGATTGCTATCTACAATTTCAGATTGTGGGGGAGGCGACCTCTAGCGAGCAAGCAATCAAGCTGGTAGTCGAGCAAAAACCCGCACTGATACTTTTGGATGTGAAGTTAGCTTTGGAATTACCTGAAGACAGTGGACTGAAAGTACTCATGGATTTAAAGAAATTGGATTATCATGGCAAGGCTTTGATTTTGTCAGCACATCGCGAGGATGAGTTGGTATTTCGAGCGATGCAGTTGGGTGCGCGAGGCTATGTGGCAAAGGATCGCATTGGTAGTCAGTTGTATGATGCAATTTCTACAGTTATGAATGACGAAATTTTCTTACCGCCTGATATTGCTACCAGCTTCTTTCGGATTTTTCATTTCTATGCAGGGCGATCGCTACAGGGGCATTGCACGATCCATCTAACCGATCGCGAGCAGGAGGTATTGAACTGGTTAATTAAGGGAGCATCGAATGAGGAAATTTCTCGCTATTTGCATGTAACGATCGCGACAGTGAAAGCGCATCTCACTAGTGTGTTTGAAAAGTTAGGGGTGACTAGTCGCACGCAGGCAATTGTCAAAGCTTTAAAGTTAGGTTTGGTAGGTACTGATGAGTAA